The following are encoded together in the Tripterygium wilfordii isolate XIE 37 chromosome 3, ASM1340144v1, whole genome shotgun sequence genome:
- the LOC119995266 gene encoding extended synaptotagmin-3-like produces MQYSSARLEFSQIYSHQLCPCKAIPSIRPSVPFSKKRRRRIIASFLRTSYPRKFSFRACVIPNNNGKNRSFSVDLADSSRRVARSFGAKQLSNELEGEDLSQESSSSVGMASNFTGFEEDPIVDKLRTQLGVIHPIPSPPINRGFAGLFVFFFFVGVAFDKLWTSRKKNRMGKDGPLVVWPQVPTSFSAFLEKDLQRKESVEWVNMVLGKLWKVYRGGIENWLVGLLQPVIDDLKKPDYVERVEIKQFSLGDEPLSVRNVERRTSRGFNDLQYQIGLRYTGGARMLLMLSLKFGIIPIVVPVGVRDFDIDGELWVKLRLIPTEPWVGAVSWAFVSLPKIKFELSPFRLFNLMAIPVLSMFLRKLLTEDLPRLFVRPNKIFLDFQKGKAVGPVGNDFKSGETQEGNEDFVGELSLTLVDARKLFYFVFGKTDPYVTLSLGDQIICSKKNSQTTVIGPPGEPIWNQDFHMLVANPKKQKLHIQVKDSLGFTDFTIGTGEVDLESLQDTVPTDRIVVLRGGWGLFRKGSSGEILLRLTYKAYVEDEEDGRSDVGSIDVDASDDDMSDYDESNASYVRDGIEYSDGSDKESFMDVLAALIVSEEFQGIVASEAGSSKISDDVSRMGSTIPISRGLKSSMPSDSSNSYESSRVAGSALFWLAVITSISVLIAFNIGGSSFFNP; encoded by the exons ATGCAGTATTCCTCTGCGAGATTGGAATTCTCGCAGATTTACTCTCATCAACTGTGTCCATGTAAGGCTATTCCTTCAATCAGACCATCGGTTCCCTTCTCCAAGAAGAGGCGGAGAAGAATTATTGCCAGTTTTTTGCGTACGAGCTATCCTAGGAAATTCAGCTTTCGTGCTTGTGTGATACCCAACAACAATGGTAAGAACCGCAGTTTCAGCGTAGACTTAGCGGATTCTAGTAGACGGGTTGCAAGGAGTTTTGGTGCCAAGCAACTATCTAATGAGTTGGAGGGCGAGGATTTGTCTCAAGAATCGTCGTCCTCGGTTGGAATGGCATCGAACTTCACTGGTTTTGAAGAAGATCCTATTGTTGATAAGTTGAGGACCCAATTGGGAGTGATACACCCAATCCCTTCACCGCCAATTAACCGAGGCTTCGCtgggttgtttgtgtttttcttctttgtggGCGTTGCTTTTGATAAATTATGGACTTCTAGGAAGAAGAACAGAATGGGGAAGGATGGCCCTCTTGTGGTGTGGCCACAAGTTCCTACGAGCTTTTCAGCATTTCTAGAAAAGGATTTGCAGAGGAAGGAATCGGTGGAATGGGTAAACATGGTGCTTGGGAAGTTGTGGAAGGTTTACAGGGGTGGGATCGAGAATTGGCTCGTTGGTTTGCTCCAACCAGTTATTGATGATCTTAAAAAACCTGATtatgtggagagggttgagattAAGCAATTTTCTTTGGGGGATGAGCCTTTGTCTGTCAGGAATGTCGAGCGCAGGACTTCCAGAGGTTTCAATGATTTGCA GTACCAAATTGGCCTCCGTTATACTGGTGGTGCTCGCATGCTGTTAATGCTTTCGCTAAAATTTGGGATTATCCCTATTGTTGTTCCAGTTGGCGTTCGAGATTTTGACATTGATGGGGAACTTTGGGTCAAATTGCGACTGATACCAACAGAGCCTTGGGTTGGAGCTGTTTCATGGGCTTTTGTTTCACTTCCAAAGATCAAATTTGAATTATCACCATTTCGCTTGTTTAACTTAATGG CTATCCCAGTTCTCTCAAT GTTTTTGAGAAAACTTCTCACTGAAGATTTGCCTCGACTATTTGTACGTCCGAATAAAATTTTTCTAGATTTCCagaaaggaaaagcagttgGTCCTGTAGGAAATGATTTCAAATCTGGAGAAACGCAGGAAGGAAACGAAGATTTTGTTGGAGAACTATCACTGACTCTAGTTGATGCTCGgaaacttttttattttgtctttg GTAAAACAGATCCGTATGTGACTTTGAGTCTAGGGGATCAAATCATATGCAGTAAAAAGAACAGCCAAACCACTGTCATTGGCCCTCCTGGTGAGCCAATTTGGAATCAG gattttcatatgcttgttgCAAATCCTAAAAAACAGAAATTACACATCCAGGTTAAAGACTCCCTAGGATTTACAGATTTCACCATTGGCACCGGAGag GTTGATTTGGAATCACTTCAAGACACTGTACCAACGGACAGGATTGTGGTCTTGCGAGGAGGTTGGGGACTGTTCAGAAAGGGGTCTTCTGGGGAAATATTACTTCGACTGACTTATAAGGCCTATGTTGAGGATGAGGAAGATGGCAGGAGTGACGTGGGATCCATTGATGTGGATGCTTCAGATGATGATATGTCTGATTATGATGAATCAAATGCTAGCTATGTGAGGGATGGGATTGAATATTCAGATGGATCGGATAAAGAATCATTTATGGATGTTCTAGCAGCTTTGATCGTGAGTGAGGAATTTCAAGGGATAGTGGCATCTGAAGCGGGAAGTTCCAAAATTTCAGATGATGTCTCACGTATGGGGTCCACAATACCTATATCACGTGGCCTTAAATCCAGTATGCCCTCTGATTCTAGCAATAGTTACGAGTCTTCTAGAG TTGCAGGATCAGCCTTATTTTGGCTTGCTGTAATTACTAGTATATCAGTGTTAATAGCTTTTAACATTGGTGGTTCAAGCTTCTTCAATCCGTGA